The sequence GTCAGCAGGTAGATCGCACCATCGGGCCCGGCGCGCACGTCGCGGATGCGCTCGCCCAGCTCCTGAAACAAGACCTCTTGCGTCCCCGGCACGCCGCCAGCCAGGGGCACACGGCGCACGCTGCGCTCTTTCAACGCCGCCACCAAAAAGCTGCCTCTCCACGCCGGAAACAGGGCACCGTCGTACCAGGCGAGGCCGGCCGGAGCGATCGACGGCGTCCACTCCACCAGCGCCGTCTGAATGCCCGGCAGGCTGCGGTAGGGCGTGATGCGGGCGTAGGTGTAGTCGATGCCACCCGTGGTCACGGGCCAGCCGTAGTTGGCGCCGGTTTCGATGCGGTTCAGCTCGTCGCCGCCGCGCGCGCCATGCTCGTGCGCGTACGGCACGCCGTCCACCACCACCATGCCCTGCGGGTTGCGGTGGCCGATGCTGTAGATCTCGGGCCGGGCATCCGTGCGCTGGCGAAACGGGTTGTCGGCCGGCACGCTGCCGTCGGGCTGGATGCGCAGCAGCTTGCCCAGGTGGGTGTGCAGCCGCTGTGCATCGGTGCGCTCGAGGTTGCCGTCGCCCATGCCGAACAGCAGACTGCCATCGGCCAGCCAGGCCATGCGGCCACCGAAATGCTGCGTCTCGGTCTTGGCCGGCTGCGACGTGAAGATGGGCTGCACGTCCAGCAACTGGCGGCCGTCGAAGCGGGCGCGCACCACACGCAGGTGGTTGGCCTCGGGTTGGCCATGGGCAAAGGACAGCAGCACGCGGCCATTGACCGCAAACCCCGGGTCCACCACCACATCGAACAGACCGGCCTGCCCACGCGCCAGCACCGCCGGCACGTGGGCCACCGGTTCAGGATGCAACTGCGGCCGGCCATCGGGCCCGGGCTCGATCACACGCAGCCGCCCCGGTCGCTCGGTCACCAGCATTCGACCACCGGGCAGAAAGGCCAGCGACCAGGGGTGTTCCAAGCCGCTGGCCACGGTCTCAACGCGATAACCCGCGGCTTGCGCCGACGTCACCAGGACCCATGCACCCACGAAGACAGCCAGCACGTATTTCATAATTCGAACGATTATGAGATCCCGCACCGCCAACGATCCCCCGACCCCACGCTGGACGCGGCATCTCGTGCCGCTGCTGCTGGCCTGGCTGCTCGCCAGCGTCTGGGGTTCGGTGGTGCAGACGCAGTGGAACCTGCAAGCGCTGCTGGACGTGGGCGTGGCCATCCCCATGGCCGAACGGGCACGAACCACCTGGCAAGACCTGATCGGCTTCGCCCCGGTCTACGCCGGCATCCTGGCGGCGGGCTGGCTGCCGGCGCTGCTCGTGGCAGCGTGGGTGGCGCGCCGCCGGCCCGCCTGGCGCGGCCCGCTGCTGGCGGCAGCCGCCGGGGCCGGCATGGTGGCCGCGGTGCGCACGGTGGATGCCGTGGCACCCATGCCGGTGTTCATCGACGCCACGCGCCACCTGCCCGGCCTGCTGGTGATGGCCGCCGGCGCTGTGCTGGCCGGCCTGCTTTACGCACGTCTCACAGCGCGCGCGGGGTGATGCCCGCCGCCACCGTGCCGGCGTTGTCCCACCCCCCGCCCAAAGCGCGCACCAGGCGCACCGTGGCCTGCTGCTGCGCCGCTTCCACGCGTTGCGCCTGGCGGCGGTTGAGCAGTTCGTTGCGGCGCGCGTCCAGCAGCTCCAGCTGGCTCACCAGCCCATTGCGGTAACGCGTCTCCGAGATCGCGCTGGCGCGCTGCGCGGCGCTCACGGCACGGCCTTGCGCCAGCGACTGCTGTTGCAGCAAGCGCAGCGCCGAGAGCTGGTCTTCCACCTCGCGCAGCGCGTTGAGCACCTGGCCGCGGTAGCTCGCCGCCGCCACATCGAACTGCGCCTGCGAACCTTGAACGCCGGCCTCGCGCCGCCCGCCGTCGAACAGCGGCATGGACAGCAAGGCGCCCACGCCCCAGGCGCGCGCGGACCACTTGAACAGATCGCCCAGCTCGGGCGACGCGAAGCCCGCCGCACCGGTGAGCGACACACTGGGGAACCACGCGGCCTGCGCCACGCCCACGCGGGCCTGCGCGGCCAGCAGCGAAGCCTGCGCGGCGGCCACGTCGGGCCGGCGCGCCAGCACGGTGGCGGGCACGCCGGCCGGGATCACGGGCAGCGTGCGCACCGCCGTGTCGGACGTGAGCGCAAAGCCCGACGCCGGTTCACCCAGCAGCACGGCCAGCGCGTGTTCCAGCTCGGCGCGCGCACGGTCCAGTGCAATCACCTCGGCCTCGGTGGCGGCGAGTTCGGTCTCGATGCGGATCACGTCGAGCTCGGCCACATCACCCGCCTCGAAGCGGCGTTGCGTGAGGCGCAGCGTGTCGGCGTAGGCCGTGGCGGTGTCCTGGATCAGTGTGCGTTCGGTGTCGGTGGCGCGAAGCGCCAGGTAGGTTTGTGCCACCTCGGCCTGCACCAGCAGCCGGGTGCTCTGCAGCAAGGCCTCGCGCGATTGCGCATCGAGCGCGGCGGCGTCCTGGGCGCGCGACAGGCGTCCGAACAGGTCGGGTTCGTACGACAGGCTCAAGCCGGTCTGCAGCAGCGTGGCCGGGGCCGATCCGCCGGCGGTGTTGGCGCCGGCTCCGCGGTCGGCGGCAGCGCCCACACCGATCTGCGGTGCGCGGTCGGCCTGCGCACCGCGCACCAACGCACGGGCCTGGGCCAGCCGCGCCGCGGCTTCCTGAATGCCGGTGTTGCCCGAACCGGCGCGCTCGACCAACTGGTCAAGCACGGGGTCGTTGAAGGCCTTCCACCAGGTGCCGCGGCTCTGTGCCTCGGCGGGCTGGACGGTGGTCCACTGTTCGGCTTGGGACGCCTGTTCCTTGAACTGCGGTGGCGCCTCGACCGACGTCGGCAGGCTCGGCAGCGCGGTGGCGCAACCCGCCAGCACCAGGGCGGCGACCAGGGGCAGCAGGCGATGGATGTTTTTCATGGGGTTTCCTTCAATGGGTCAACGGGGCGGCGGGCACGGGACGGGCGTTGCCGCCGCCACCGGTGGCGAAGCCCTCGACGTGCGGAACCTCGCCGTGCTGGCGCAGCGGCCGGTTGCCGGCGAGCTGGCGCAGCAGCACATAGAACACCGGCGTGAGGAACAGGCCGAAGGCGGTGACACCGATCATTCCGGCGAACACGGCCACGCCCATGGCCGAGCGCATCTCGGCGCCCGCGCCAGTGGCCAGCACGAGAGGCAGCACACCCATCACGAACGCCAGCGAGGTCATGAGGATGGGGCGCAGGCGCAGGCGGCTGGCCTCGATGGCGGCCTGTATGGGTGTGCGCCCGGCAAACTCGAGCTCGCGCGCGAACTCCACGATCAGGATCGCGTTCTTCGCCGACAGCCCCACCAGCACGATCAGCCCGATCTGCGTGAACACGTTGTTGTCACCCCCGTCCAGCCACACGCCGGTCATGGCCGCGAGCAGGCCCATGGGCACGATCAGGATGATGGACAGCGGCAGCGTGAGGCTTTCGTACTGCGCGGCCAGCACCAGGAACACCAGCAGGATGGCCAGCGGGAACACCCACAGCGCGGAGTTGCCGGCCAGGATTTCCTGGTAGGTGAGCTCGGTCCACTCGAAGCCGATGCCTTGTGGCAGCGTCTCGGCGGCAATGCGCTCGATCGCGTCCTGCGCCTGGCCCGACGAGAAGCCGGGCGCGGGGCCGCCGTTGATGTCGGCCGAGAGGTAGCCGTTGTAGCGCATGGCGCGCTCGGGACCGAAGCTCGAATTGACCTTCATCAGCGCCGAGAGCGGCACCATTTCGCCCGAGGTGGAGCGCACCTTGAGCAGGCCCACGTCTTCGGCGCGCGCACGGAACGGCGCATCGGCCTGGGCGCGCACGCTGTAGGTGCGGCCGAACTGGTTGAAGTCGTTCACGTACAGGCTGCCGAGGTAGATCTGCATGGTGTCGAAGATGTCGGTCACCGGCACGCCGAGCTGGCGCGCCTTGGTGCGGTCGATGTCGGCGTAGAGCTGCGGCACGTTGACCTGCCAGCTGGTGAACATGCCGGCGAGTTCGGGCGTCTGGTACGCCTTGGCCATGAAGGCTTTCACGGCCGCGTCCATCGCCTCGAAACCCAGCGAGGCCTTGTCTTCCAGCTGCAGCTTGAAGCCGCCCGTGGTGCCCAGACCCGCCACCGGCGGCGGCGGGAACATCACGATGAAGGCGTCCTGGATCTGGCCGTAGGCCTGGTTCAGCTGGCCGGCGACGGCGCCACCGCTCTGGTCGGCGCGTTTGCGCTCGGCAAAGGGCTTGAGCGTGGCGAACACGATGCCGGAGTTCGAACTGTTGGTGAAGCCGTTGATGGACAGGCCGGGGAAAGCGATGGCGTCTTCCACGTTCGGGTTCTGCCGGGTGATCTCGCCCATGCGCTGGATCACGTCTTCCGTGCGGTCCAGCGTGGCGCCATCGGGCAACTGCGCGAAACCGATCAGGTACTGCTTGTCCTGCGCGGGCACGAAGCCGCTGGGCACCGCCTTGAACAGGCCGAAGGTCACCCCCACCAGCGCGAGGTAGATCACCATCATCAGCGCCTTGCGCGAGATGACACGCCCCACGCCGCCACTGTAGGCCTCGGAGCCGCGGTTGAACAGGCGGTTGAAGCCCCGGAACAGGCCACCGAAGACACGGTCCATGCCGCGCGTGAGCGTGTCCTTCGGCGCGTCGTGCCCGCGCAGCAGCAAGGCGGCGAGCGCGGGCGACAGCGTGAGCGAGTTGATCGCCGAGATCACGGTGGAGATCGCGATGGTCACCGCGAACTGTTTGTAGAACTGACCGGTGAGGCCGCTGATGAAGGCCAGCGGCACGAACACCGCGACCAGCACCAGCGCAATGGCGATGATGGGACCCGACACCTCTTTCATCGCGCGGTAGGTCGCGTCGCGCGGCGACAGGCCGGCCTCGATGTTGCGCTCCACGTTCTCCACCACCACGATGGCGTCGTCCACCACGATGCCGATGGCCAGCACGAGGCCGAACAGCGAGAGCGCGTTGATCGAAAAGCCCAGCAGGTGCAGCACGGCAAACGTGCCCACCACCGACACCGGCACCGCCAGCAGCGGAATGATGGAGGCGCGCCAGGTCTGCAGGAACAGGATCACCACCAGCACCACGAGCGCGATGGCTTCGAGCAAGGTCATGACCACCGAGTCGATGGAGGCGCGCACGAACTGCGTGGGGTCGTAGGCGATGCGGTACTCGACGCCTTCGGGCATGTTTTTCTGCAGCTCCAGCATGGTCGCGCGCACCTGGGCCGAGATCTCCAGCGCGTTGGAGCCCGGCGCCTGGAACACGCCCATGCCCACCGCGGGCTTGTTGTTGAGCAGCGAGCGCAGCGAGTAGTCGGCCGCGCCCATCTCCAGCCGCGCAATGTCGCGCAGGCGGGTCACGGCGCCGTCGGCACCGGTCTTGACGATGATGTCGCCGAACTCTTCTTCGGTCTGCAGGCGGCCCTGGGCGTTGATGGACAACTGCATGTCCACCCCCGGCAGGCCGGGTGAGGCGCCGACCACACCAGCGGCGGCCTGCACGTTCTGGCCACGGATGGAGGCCACCACGTCGCTGGCCGAAAGTCCACGCTGCGCGACCTTCTGCGGGTCGAGCCAGACGCGCATGGAGTAGTCACCCCCGCCGAAGATCTGCACCTGGCCCACGCCTTCGATGCGCGCGAGCCGGTCCTTCACGTTCAGCACCGCGTAGTTGCGCAGGTAATTGATGTCGTAGCGGTCGTTGGGCGAGACCAGGTGCACCACCATCGTGATGTCGGGCGAGCTCTTGACGGTGGTCACACCCAGGCGACGCACCTCCTCGGGCAGCCGTGGCTCGGCCTGCGAGACGCGGTTCTGCACCAGCTGCTGGGCCTTGTCGGGGTCGGTGCCGAGCTTGAAGGTGACGGTGAGCGTCATCACCCCGTCCGTCGTGGCCTGGCTGCCCATGTAGAGCATGCCTTCCACGCCGTTGATGGATTCCTCCAGCGGCGTGGCCACGGTCTCGGCAATCACCTTGGGGTTGGCGCCCGGGTACTGGGCGCGCACCACCACCGAGGGCGGCGCCACGTCGGGGTACTCGGAGATCGGCAGGCCGCGCAAGGCGACCAGGCCGGCGATCAGGATCAGCAGCGAGAGCACGCCCGCGAAGATCGGCCGATCGATGAAGAATTTCGAGAGGTTCATGGTGTTCTCTTCAATCGCACGACGGCTCAGGACCTGGCCACGGAAACGGGTGCGTTCATGGGGACATCCTGCGGCTGCACCACGTCACCGGGGCGCACACGCTGCAAACCGTTGACCACGATGCGCTCCCCGGATTTCAGGCCGCTCAGCACGGTGCGCAGCCCGTCCACCGAAGCGCCCAGCGTGACTTCGCGGTACTCGGTCTTGTCGCCCTCGCCCACCACCAGTACGTACTTCTTGTTCTGGTCGGTGCCCACCGCACGTTCGCTCACGAGCAGGGTGCGCGCGGTCTGCGGCTGGCCCATGCGGATGCGGGCGAACTGCCCGGGCATCAGGCTGCCGTCCTTGTTGTCGAAAACGGCGCGCACGCGCACCGTGCCGCTGGCCGGGTCCACCTGGTTGTCGATCAACTGGAGCTGGCCGCTGTAAGGCGTGTCGGTGGTGGCCGACGTGCCCATCTCCACGGGGATGCGCTCCACCGCGGGCCGGTTGCCACCCGGCAGGCCCTTGAGCGCGCGGGTCACGGTGGACTCGTCGGCGTCGAAGCTGGCGTAGATAGGGCTGACCGACACCAGCGTGGTGAGCACGGGTGCACCCGGGCCGGCGGCGACCAGGTTGCCCACGGTCACCTCCAGCCGGCCGATGCGCCCGGCCACCGGCGCACGCACCTGGGTGTAGCCCAGGCTCAGGCGGCTGCTCTGCAGCTGGGCTTGCGCGGCCTTGAGGTTGGCCTCGGCTTCGCGCAGCGCGCTCTCGCGGTCGTCCAGCTCGCGCCGCGCAATCGCCTTGTCTTCCCACAGGCGGCTGGCCCGCGTCAGCTCGTTGCCGGCATGCGTCACGCGCGCTTGTGCCGCCACGGTTTGTGCGTCGGCGCGCGCCACGTCCGCCTCATAGGGTGCGGGGTCGATGGAGATGAGCAGGTCGCCCTTGCCCACCAGCGCGCCTTCGCGGAAATGCGTGGCCTGCACCACCCCGGCCACCCGCGAACGGATGTCCACCCGCTCCACCGCCTCCAGGCGGCCGGAGAACTCTTCCCAGGCGGCGATGTCACTCTCGGTCACGGTGGCCACGGACACCGGCGCAGGCGGTGGAGCACCGGCGGGTGCGCTGGCCCGGGCGACGCCGGCTTCCTGCAGAAGCGCGATCCCTGCGAGGGTGACGACGGCCAGGGCTGCGGCGGCGGGCCACCAGAGGCGGCGCTTGAAAGTGGGCAAGTTGGGCATGGTTTTTCCTTTTTGAGGGCGAACGAAGCCGCCCCCGGTGGGTGACCGGGGTTGGCATTTCAGGGGTGGAGGGAAAGGGGACGCGGGCCGTCAGGACGGCGGCGGGGTCGCAGGCGGGGGCGTGGCGGCCTGGAAGAACGCTCTGACATGTTCGCGCACCTCGCCGGCGCACGGACATGCTTCTGTAGGCGACTCCGTCAGCGAGTCGGGCCAGCCGGTGGACGACGGCAACACGCCGCTGTGCACGGCAATGCCCGCCTCGCGCAGGCGTTCGGCATACGCCAGTGCTTCGTCGCGCATCGGATCGTCACCGCCGGTGAGGATGAGCGCGGGCGGCAGGCCGGTGAGGCGCTGCGCGCGGGCGGGCACGGCGTAGGGGTGCTCGGCGTCCATGGGGCCGCGCAGGTACTGCTGCCAGCCGGCCATCCATTTGCAACCGGTGGCCGTGCCCATGGTCTGGCGCAGCGAGGCGGTGGCGTTACATGGGTCCAGCATGGGCGCCACCAGGATCTGCCCGGCCAGCGGCGGGTGGGCGCGGTCGCGCACCATGAAGGCCACGGCGGCCGCGAGGTTGCCGCCGGCTTCTTCGCCCGCCACAAACAGCGGTGCGCCCGTGCCGGCCAGGCGGGTGCGCTGCTTGTGCAGCCATTCCAGCGCCGCGTAGCCGGCCTCCACCGCGTCGGGGAAACGGTGCGCGGGCGCCAGCGGGTAGGCCAGCGAAGCCACCACCGCGCCCGAGCTGGCCAGCAGCTCGGCCAGGCAGGCGCCGCTGTCCAGGTCGCCCGAGACAAAGGCGCCGCCGTGGAAGTGCAGCACCAGCGGGACCGCGCCGCCGTGCGGCTTCTTGCCCCAGACGCGCAGTTCCAGCGGTGGCGTGCCCGGCACCGACAAGGTCTGTGTCGGTGCCGGCGGGACGAAGGTGGACGTAGTGGAAACCATGGACTGGACTATAGGCATGCGCTTGATGCGGATAAAGCCCTCTGCCACCCCTTGTCTGTTTCCATTGGATGAACAATCCGCCCACAAAACAGCAGATGGTGGGGTGAGGGCATGGATCAGATTCAATCGATACGCGTGTTTGCGCGGGTCGTGGAGGCCGGCACCTTCACCAAGGCGGCGGAGTCGCTGGACCTGCCCAAGGGCACGGTGACCAAGCTGGTGCAGCACCTGGAGGCGCGCCTGAAGGTCAAGCTGCTCAACCGCACCACGCGGCGCGTGACCGTCACGCCCGATGGCGCGGCCTACTACGAGCGCACGGCGCGCGTGCTCAACGACCTGGACGACATCGAGGCCAGCATGACCAACGCGCAGGCCAAGCCCAGCGGGCGCCTGCGCGTGGACGTGGGCACCTCGGTGGCGCGCGAGCTCATCATTCCCGCGCTGGCCGACTTCTACCGCCGATACCCCGACATCCAGCTCGACCTGGGCGTGACCGACCGCTCGGTGGACCTGCTGGCCGACAACGTGGACTGCGTGATCCGCGGCGGTGAGCTGCTCGACCAGTCGCTCGTGGCGCGGCGCGTGGCCAACGTGCCGCTGGTGGCGGTGGCCTCGCCCGCCTACCTCAAAGCGCACGGCACACCCACGCACCCGGAGCAACTGGAGAACGAACACGCCGTGGTGAACCACTTCTCCACCCGCACCGGGCGCCACTACCCGAACGAATTCGAGAAGGACGGCCAGTTGCTGGAAATCTCAGGCCGCCACAAGCTCGCCCTGAACGAGAGCAACGCGGTGACCACCGCGGTGCTGGCGGGCCTGGGCATCGCGCAGGTGCCCACTTTCACCGCCGAGCCGCTGATCCAGCGCGGCGAGCTGGTGCCGGTGCTCCGCGACTGGACGGGCCCGGTGATTCCGCTCTACGTGGTCTACCCCCCGAACCGCCACCTGAGCGCGAAGGTGCGGGCGTTTGTGGAGTGGGTTGCGGAGCTGTTCTCACAGCATCCGCAGCTGGTGCGCTGACCGCCCCGCCAGGCCCAGGGGCCACCGGGGCCGCGCGGTGGCGATCCCATAAGATGTAGCCCCTCACTGAAGCCGGGTCGGGCGAACTGTCCATCGGCCCTTCAGCCCCGGACAACCCACCTGTAAGCCGTTGATGCACAAGGAATCCGCCCTCGAGGCGCAGGTGCCCGCAGACCTGTCTTCGCACACCCCCATGATGCAGCAGTACTTTGGCCTGAAAGCCGGGTACCCGAACACGCTGCTGTTCTACCGCATGGGCGATTTTTACGAGCTGTTCTTTGCCGACGCCGAAAAGGCCGCGCGCCTGCTCGACATCACGCTCACCCAGCGCGGCCAGTCGGGTGGCCAGCCGGTCGTGATGGCCGGCGTGCCCTTCCATTCGGTCGACACGTATCTGGCGCGGCTGATCAAGCTGGGCGAGTCGGTCGCCATCTGCGAGCAGGTGGGCGACGTGGCCACGTCCAAAGGGCCGGTGGAACGCAAGGTGGTGCGCGTGGTCACGCCAGGCAC is a genomic window of Hydrogenophaga sp. RAC07 containing:
- a CDS encoding PQQ-dependent sugar dehydrogenase, with the protein product MKYVLAVFVGAWVLVTSAQAAGYRVETVASGLEHPWSLAFLPGGRMLVTERPGRLRVIEPGPDGRPQLHPEPVAHVPAVLARGQAGLFDVVVDPGFAVNGRVLLSFAHGQPEANHLRVVRARFDGRQLLDVQPIFTSQPAKTETQHFGGRMAWLADGSLLFGMGDGNLERTDAQRLHTHLGKLLRIQPDGSVPADNPFRQRTDARPEIYSIGHRNPQGMVVVDGVPYAHEHGARGGDELNRIETGANYGWPVTTGGIDYTYARITPYRSLPGIQTALVEWTPSIAPAGLAWYDGALFPAWRGSFLVAALKERSVRRVPLAGGVPGTQEVLFQELGERIRDVRAGPDGAIYLLTDSANGRVLRVVPATP
- a CDS encoding efflux transporter outer membrane subunit, encoding MKNIHRLLPLVAALVLAGCATALPSLPTSVEAPPQFKEQASQAEQWTTVQPAEAQSRGTWWKAFNDPVLDQLVERAGSGNTGIQEAAARLAQARALVRGAQADRAPQIGVGAAADRGAGANTAGGSAPATLLQTGLSLSYEPDLFGRLSRAQDAAALDAQSREALLQSTRLLVQAEVAQTYLALRATDTERTLIQDTATAYADTLRLTQRRFEAGDVAELDVIRIETELAATEAEVIALDRARAELEHALAVLLGEPASGFALTSDTAVRTLPVIPAGVPATVLARRPDVAAAQASLLAAQARVGVAQAAWFPSVSLTGAAGFASPELGDLFKWSARAWGVGALLSMPLFDGGRREAGVQGSQAQFDVAAASYRGQVLNALREVEDQLSALRLLQQQSLAQGRAVSAAQRASAISETRYRNGLVSQLELLDARRNELLNRRQAQRVEAAQQQATVRLVRALGGGWDNAGTVAAGITPRAL
- a CDS encoding efflux RND transporter permease subunit — protein: MNLSKFFIDRPIFAGVLSLLILIAGLVALRGLPISEYPDVAPPSVVVRAQYPGANPKVIAETVATPLEESINGVEGMLYMGSQATTDGVMTLTVTFKLGTDPDKAQQLVQNRVSQAEPRLPEEVRRLGVTTVKSSPDITMVVHLVSPNDRYDINYLRNYAVLNVKDRLARIEGVGQVQIFGGGDYSMRVWLDPQKVAQRGLSASDVVASIRGQNVQAAAGVVGASPGLPGVDMQLSINAQGRLQTEEEFGDIIVKTGADGAVTRLRDIARLEMGAADYSLRSLLNNKPAVGMGVFQAPGSNALEISAQVRATMLELQKNMPEGVEYRIAYDPTQFVRASIDSVVMTLLEAIALVVLVVILFLQTWRASIIPLLAVPVSVVGTFAVLHLLGFSINALSLFGLVLAIGIVVDDAIVVVENVERNIEAGLSPRDATYRAMKEVSGPIIAIALVLVAVFVPLAFISGLTGQFYKQFAVTIAISTVISAINSLTLSPALAALLLRGHDAPKDTLTRGMDRVFGGLFRGFNRLFNRGSEAYSGGVGRVISRKALMMVIYLALVGVTFGLFKAVPSGFVPAQDKQYLIGFAQLPDGATLDRTEDVIQRMGEITRQNPNVEDAIAFPGLSINGFTNSSNSGIVFATLKPFAERKRADQSGGAVAGQLNQAYGQIQDAFIVMFPPPPVAGLGTTGGFKLQLEDKASLGFEAMDAAVKAFMAKAYQTPELAGMFTSWQVNVPQLYADIDRTKARQLGVPVTDIFDTMQIYLGSLYVNDFNQFGRTYSVRAQADAPFRARAEDVGLLKVRSTSGEMVPLSALMKVNSSFGPERAMRYNGYLSADINGGPAPGFSSGQAQDAIERIAAETLPQGIGFEWTELTYQEILAGNSALWVFPLAILLVFLVLAAQYESLTLPLSIILIVPMGLLAAMTGVWLDGGDNNVFTQIGLIVLVGLSAKNAILIVEFARELEFAGRTPIQAAIEASRLRLRPILMTSLAFVMGVLPLVLATGAGAEMRSAMGVAVFAGMIGVTAFGLFLTPVFYVLLRQLAGNRPLRQHGEVPHVEGFATGGGGNARPVPAAPLTH
- a CDS encoding efflux RND transporter periplasmic adaptor subunit translates to MPNLPTFKRRLWWPAAAALAVVTLAGIALLQEAGVARASAPAGAPPPAPVSVATVTESDIAAWEEFSGRLEAVERVDIRSRVAGVVQATHFREGALVGKGDLLISIDPAPYEADVARADAQTVAAQARVTHAGNELTRASRLWEDKAIARRELDDRESALREAEANLKAAQAQLQSSRLSLGYTQVRAPVAGRIGRLEVTVGNLVAAGPGAPVLTTLVSVSPIYASFDADESTVTRALKGLPGGNRPAVERIPVEMGTSATTDTPYSGQLQLIDNQVDPASGTVRVRAVFDNKDGSLMPGQFARIRMGQPQTARTLLVSERAVGTDQNKKYVLVVGEGDKTEYREVTLGASVDGLRTVLSGLKSGERIVVNGLQRVRPGDVVQPQDVPMNAPVSVARS
- a CDS encoding alpha/beta hydrolase, whose product is MVSTTSTFVPPAPTQTLSVPGTPPLELRVWGKKPHGGAVPLVLHFHGGAFVSGDLDSGACLAELLASSGAVVASLAYPLAPAHRFPDAVEAGYAALEWLHKQRTRLAGTGAPLFVAGEEAGGNLAAAVAFMVRDRAHPPLAGQILVAPMLDPCNATASLRQTMGTATGCKWMAGWQQYLRGPMDAEHPYAVPARAQRLTGLPPALILTGGDDPMRDEALAYAERLREAGIAVHSGVLPSSTGWPDSLTESPTEACPCAGEVREHVRAFFQAATPPPATPPPS
- a CDS encoding LysR family transcriptional regulator, coding for MDQIQSIRVFARVVEAGTFTKAAESLDLPKGTVTKLVQHLEARLKVKLLNRTTRRVTVTPDGAAYYERTARVLNDLDDIEASMTNAQAKPSGRLRVDVGTSVARELIIPALADFYRRYPDIQLDLGVTDRSVDLLADNVDCVIRGGELLDQSLVARRVANVPLVAVASPAYLKAHGTPTHPEQLENEHAVVNHFSTRTGRHYPNEFEKDGQLLEISGRHKLALNESNAVTTAVLAGLGIAQVPTFTAEPLIQRGELVPVLRDWTGPVIPLYVVYPPNRHLSAKVRAFVEWVAELFSQHPQLVR